ACTCAATACCTCCGGTGAAGACTCCCTCGGGACAGCGACGCTTTCGACCGATGAAGGCTCATGGTGACAAGGCCTACGCCTCCAAGAAGAACCGGCGAGGGCTGCGCAGGCGCGGAATCGCCCCACGTATTGCTCGTCCTGGAGTGGAGTCCAAGGAGCGGCTG
The sequence above is a segment of the Myxococcus virescens genome. Coding sequences within it:
- a CDS encoding transposase — encoded protein: SIPPVKTPSGQRRFRPMKAHGDKAYASKKNRRGLRRRGIAPRIARPGVESKERLGRHRWVAERTQAWKNQFRRLRVRDERRADVHFGFLVLSCCVILLRSLYPHIC